The DNA segment AATATCTAATGTACGGATAACAACTGGTTTCCCTTCCATACGCTCCACAACTTCTTTATACGCTTCGAATTGTTCTTCCTCAGAAGGAAGATTGTCTCGACCCATATAAAGAAACTCAGTACGGTATAAACCAATACCTTCTGCTCCATTAGCAATAACACCTTCTAAATCCTTAGGCGTACCAATGTTTGCAGCAAGCTCAACGTGTTCACCATCTGATGTAGTTGTTTGATCATTTACAAGCTTAGCCCATTCCTCTTTTTGCTTAAGGAAATCAGCTTTCTTTTGCTCAAACGAAGCTAACACGTCTTCAGATGGGTTGATCACAACCTCGCCATCAATTCCGTCCACAATTACGATGTCGCCGGTTTGAATGGATTTCGTGGCTTCCTTTGTACCAACAACCGCAGGAATTTCCAGTGAACGAGACATGATTGCAGAATGCGAGGTCCGACCACCGATATCTGTTGCAAACCCTTTAATAAATAATGGGTTTAACTGAGCAGTATCTGAAGGAGTAAGATCTTCAGCAATAACAATCGTTTCTTCGCTAATTGTAGCAAGTGATCCAGCTTCAATTCCTAGAAGATGACCAATTACACGTCTTGAAACGTCGCGAATATCCGATGCACGTTCTTTCATGTATTCGTTATCCATATTTTCGAAAATAGTAATAAATTGATCTGCTACTTCATTAAGAGCAAATTCAGCGTTACGTTTCTCATTCGTAATCTTATCCTTAACTGAATCAATAAGCTCAGGGTCACTTAGAACCAAGAGATGGGCAGCAAAAATTTCAGCCTTATCTGCACCGAGATTTTGTTCAGTTTTATCTTTAATGGCAGACAGCTCTTCCTTTGACACGCTTAGAGCGTTTTCAAAGCGCTCAATCTCAGCACTCGGATTAGATGCTTCTGAAGAGCTGATTGAAAAATCAGGCTCTTCATGCACATAGGCCTTTGCAATAGCAATGCCATGGGAAGCTGCGATGCCAGAAATTACTTGTGGCATGTATTATTCCCCTAACTCGTTTTTGATGATTTCTTCGATTGCAGCTAGTGCTTCGTCTGCATCAGATCCTTCAGCTTTGATTGTTACTTCTGCACCTTGGCCTACACCAAGAGACATAACGCCCATGATGGATTTAAGATTTACAGACTTACCTTTAAACTCAAGTGTGATATCAGAAGAGAATTGACCAGCTTTGTTAACTAGTTGAGTTGCTGGACGTGCGTGAATTCCTGTTTCTGCTGTAATCTTATACGTTTTTTCTGCCATAATGAATCAGCCTCTTTTCTACATAATAATTTGAGATTGCAGGTTCTTTTTAGACTTTCAGCTACTATATGCAGAATGTCTGAAGAAGCACCTATTTTAGTTCAAAAAAAAGAATAGCATATTACCGTACAATAGAACAGACTTTTTCTGCCTGATCAAAAAAGTTATACCCCATTCATAACCTAAGTACATGTATTTCGCTTCTCTTCTGCAGGAGAAGGATTTATTTTAATAAATAGAAGCCACGTGTAGCAGTAGATCATGAATAGTATATCATACACAAAATTTATTTATCAATCTTTAGTCCTTAGTGTACAGCCTTTTTTTAAGAACATACGTGAAAACCCATTCCTCTTAAAAAGTTTCTAAAGGAATGGGTCGCTTCATACCTATTCGTATTTTAATGCATCTACTGGCTGAAGCTTGGACGCTTTGATTGATGGTAATAAACCAAAGATAATTCCTACCAGCATAGAAAATACAAGTGCCCCAACTATAGCTGAGATGGAAATATAGAACGGCATATCCATAATATTTGAGATCATTTTCGCTCCGCCAATTCCAAGTAACACACCAATGGCCCCGCCGACACTTGTTAGAACAATCGCCTCGGTTAAAAATTGCAGGAGGATCATATAACGCTTTGCCCCTAATGCTTTTTTGATTCCGATTTCTCTTGTACGTTCTGTTACAGAAACAAGCATAATGTTCATAACTCCGATACCACCTACAAGCAATGAAATACTTGCAATTCCACCAAGTAAAAATGCAAATGCCTGATTGGCAGCTTCTAAGTCAGCTGTAATGGCTTGAAGATCAGGGATACGGTACTGAGCTGTTTCAAAGTCAGGTAAATCAGCATTTAACATGCTGGCAGTAAGTTGCCCCGCCTCTTCAATCGCATCCGGTCCAACAGCTTTAACTAAGATCTGAGTTGGAGCATCGTACCCACCAATAACTGGCCATATCCCTTTTGAAAGGTATAGCTTTGGCTGTACATAATCATCAAAAAACATGTCCCCTCCTGTTTTTTGATCAGTGAACACTCCTACTACTCGAAATGGAGTCCCTTTTATATCAATGGTTTGCCCTACGGCTTCTTCCCCTTCAAACAATTCATTCCTCGTACCATCATTAATCATAACAAGCTGCGACGCCCCGTCCAACTCTTCATCCGTGAGCATTCTGCCCTCGAGAATATCAATTGGAAACAAATCAAAGTATGTCGAATCAACCGCATAAGGCTCTGGATAAGACATATTCATTTGGTGGTACGTATCAATACTCCAAGTCTTATGGAATAATGCGACCGTATCAACTAGTGGATCTGTAGTAATTTGGTCTAATACATCTTCAGAAATGGGTGGAGCCGTTATACTTGTCTCTCCACCACCCCAGTAATAATCTTCTTCTCCAATTAGAGATGCATCCTCATACGTCACTTGAATCGTGTTATTCCCCATACCAATGATACTGCTTTTTAACATTTCACTTTGCCCTTGAATCATCGATACAATCGCAATAATCGCTGCGATCCCTATAATGACACCAAGCATGGTCAGAATTGAACGCATCTTATGAGCAAAGATGGATTGAAAGGATAGCTTAATATTCTCAAGCATGAACTGGCTCTCCTTTCTCTTCTACAAACAGCTTCCCATCTCGGATAAAAATCGTCCGATCAGCTTTATCTGCTACTTCCTTGTCGTGCGTAATCATGACAATCGTAATACCCTCATTATTTAATTCTGTAAAGAGATCGAGAATTTGTTCACTCGTTTTTGTATCAAGAGCTCCCGTCGGCTCATCCGCTAAAATAAAGGAAGGCTCATTAACAAGCGCACGCGCGATGGCAACACGCTGTTTTTGACCCCCAGAAAGACTTGATGGTTTGAAGCTTGCACGTTCAGATAATCCAACCTTCGCCAATACATCAAGTGCTTTTTCACGGCGAATTTTTTTCTTCACACCACTATAAATTAATGGCATTTCGACGTTTTGCTGTGCGGTGAGACGTGGCATTAAATGGAACGTTTGAAACACAAATCCGATCGAACGGTTTCGAATTTCTGCCAAGTAATTATCTTTTCCAGCAAGCATATTCACATCATTTAAGTTGTACGCACCAGATGTCGGCTTATCTAAACAGCCAAGGATGTTCATTAGTGTTGATTTGCCTGAACCGGATGGTCCCATAATTGCAACAAACTCGCCTTTTTCAATCGTAAGGTTAATATCTTTTAAAATAGGAACAGAGTCTTTTCCTAGTTTATAAGACTTAAAGATCTTTGATAGCTTAATCATTGAACATTTCCTCATCAAATAAGACCGCTTCGTCTCCTTCAATTGGAGCTGGATCAGGGAACGTAATGTAATCGTCATTTGTCAATCCACTTAAAATTTCAACGGTGTACATTTCATCATTTGTTTCGCCAACCTCAACCTCTTGCTTGATCCATGTCATTTCTTCACTGACTTTCCACACGTATGAAAGACCATCTTCCTCAAAAACGGTATCTTGATATAAGAGAACTTGATCCGTTTCCTCTTCTTCAAAATCCCCCATCATTGGTTCAACATTTACGTGGTAACCAATTTCAAGTCCATCATGTTCAGGTAAGACAACGGTGAACGGGTACTTAGATGTTTGGGGATTACTTTCTTCGTAATACCCATCATAGCTATCCTCTTCACTAGAAACAGGTAGTTTTCCAATTTCAGTAACCGTTCCAATCCATTCGCCTTCTTGTCCGTTTTTAGCGGTTACTAATACTTCAGATCCTTCTTCTAATGTACCGATTAGCAGTTCATTAATTTGACTTTTTATTAAGTAATCTCCATTGGTTATAATTTGAATAAACGGTGCGTTTGCAGCTTCGTTTTGTGCTCCATCGGCAATATCTGCATTAATCGATTGAACAATTCCTGTGGTTTTACTAACAACGACTTTGTCATTTGTTTCATTTGTTTTCTTAAGTGCATCTAAATGCTTTTGAGTTTGTCCTGTTTCCAGGTTGATTACTTTTAGATCATAGTTTGCCTGATCCAGCTCTTCCTGAAGCATTTCTTTTTCTTCTTTTTCAGCGTTCTTGATTGATTTTGTTAACTTATCAATCTTTTTCTGAGATTGATTGATTTGAAGATAAGCCATTTCAAGCTCCATTTGTGTTTGCTCAATCTCTAGGCTTGTATCTTCTACTTCAAGAGGTTCATATTCAAAAAGTGGATCTCCTTCTTGAATCTCGTCCCCTTCTTGTACAAAGGTTTCTTTAATCTTTCCAAGTTCGGGATTCATAAATACCTTTTCTTGCTTTTCTGCTTCGATTTTTCCAGTGAATGCCTGCATCGGATACGATTCCATTCCCATTCCGAAGTCCCCAACCCTCATTG comes from the Alkalihalobacillus sp. FSL W8-0930 genome and includes:
- the ptsP gene encoding phosphoenolpyruvate--protein phosphotransferase, whose translation is MPQVISGIAASHGIAIAKAYVHEEPDFSISSSEASNPSAEIERFENALSVSKEELSAIKDKTEQNLGADKAEIFAAHLLVLSDPELIDSVKDKITNEKRNAEFALNEVADQFITIFENMDNEYMKERASDIRDVSRRVIGHLLGIEAGSLATISEETIVIAEDLTPSDTAQLNPLFIKGFATDIGGRTSHSAIMSRSLEIPAVVGTKEATKSIQTGDIVIVDGIDGEVVINPSEDVLASFEQKKADFLKQKEEWAKLVNDQTTTSDGEHVELAANIGTPKDLEGVIANGAEGIGLYRTEFLYMGRDNLPSEEEQFEAYKEVVERMEGKPVVIRTLDIGGDKELPYLNLPKEMNPFLGFRAIRLCLEQQDLFRVQLRALLRASAFGNLKIMFPMIAVLEELRQAKALLNEEKDKLVAEGIAVSDSIEVGIMVEIPSTAVAAPQFAKEVDFFSIGTNDLIQYTFAADRMNEQVSYLYQPYHPAILRLVEMVIKAAHKEGKWVGMCGEMAGDEVAIPLLLGLGLDEFSMSATSILPARSQLLKLSKKELAEFAQKALELDTADEVAKLVRENYISE
- a CDS encoding phosphocarrier protein HPr; this translates as MAEKTYKITAETGIHARPATQLVNKAGQFSSDITLEFKGKSVNLKSIMGVMSLGVGQGAEVTIKAEGSDADEALAAIEEIIKNELGE
- a CDS encoding ABC transporter permease, giving the protein MLENIKLSFQSIFAHKMRSILTMLGVIIGIAAIIAIVSMIQGQSEMLKSSIIGMGNNTIQVTYEDASLIGEEDYYWGGGETSITAPPISEDVLDQITTDPLVDTVALFHKTWSIDTYHQMNMSYPEPYAVDSTYFDLFPIDILEGRMLTDEELDGASQLVMINDGTRNELFEGEEAVGQTIDIKGTPFRVVGVFTDQKTGGDMFFDDYVQPKLYLSKGIWPVIGGYDAPTQILVKAVGPDAIEEAGQLTASMLNADLPDFETAQYRIPDLQAITADLEAANQAFAFLLGGIASISLLVGGIGVMNIMLVSVTERTREIGIKKALGAKRYMILLQFLTEAIVLTSVGGAIGVLLGIGGAKMISNIMDMPFYISISAIVGALVFSMLVGIIFGLLPSIKASKLQPVDALKYE
- a CDS encoding ABC transporter ATP-binding protein, producing MIKLSKIFKSYKLGKDSVPILKDINLTIEKGEFVAIMGPSGSGKSTLMNILGCLDKPTSGAYNLNDVNMLAGKDNYLAEIRNRSIGFVFQTFHLMPRLTAQQNVEMPLIYSGVKKKIRREKALDVLAKVGLSERASFKPSSLSGGQKQRVAIARALVNEPSFILADEPTGALDTKTSEQILDLFTELNNEGITIVMITHDKEVADKADRTIFIRDGKLFVEEKGEPVHA
- a CDS encoding efflux RND transporter periplasmic adaptor subunit codes for the protein MGKRALIVSGIVLASVLVVGGTGFGVWHFTNANAANAEFGEGEIFPMRVGDFGMGMESYPMQAFTGKIEAEKQEKVFMNPELGKIKETFVQEGDEIQEGDPLFEYEPLEVEDTSLEIEQTQMELEMAYLQINQSQKKIDKLTKSIKNAEKEEKEMLQEELDQANYDLKVINLETGQTQKHLDALKKTNETNDKVVVSKTTGIVQSINADIADGAQNEAANAPFIQIITNGDYLIKSQINELLIGTLEEGSEVLVTAKNGQEGEWIGTVTEIGKLPVSSEEDSYDGYYEESNPQTSKYPFTVVLPEHDGLEIGYHVNVEPMMGDFEEEETDQVLLYQDTVFEEDGLSYVWKVSEEMTWIKQEVEVGETNDEMYTVEILSGLTNDDYITFPDPAPIEGDEAVLFDEEMFND